From Cucumis melo cultivar AY chromosome 1, USDA_Cmelo_AY_1.0, whole genome shotgun sequence, a single genomic window includes:
- the LOC103490150 gene encoding NAC domain-containing protein 17-like, with the protein MKLLRLTSADDDNPWPPGFRFHPTDDELILYYLKRKICGRKIKLDVVADIDVYKWDPEELPGLSKLKTGDRQWFFFCPRDRKYPNGAKSNRATSQGYWKVTGKDRTVKCNSRNVGVKKTLVFYRGRAPKGERTDWVMHEYTMNEEELTRCTNVQSYYAVYKVFKKSGPGPKNGEQYGAPFKEEDWVDEEFRDFNFSDDQEIPAEKPKMDATDIEGETCQATHFSLDDFDRWMKQISDEDLFQSLEADPCANSLPLGGGQKDYASTIDLHSQEYILPRSVEVPNSKQQPSISPESNSNSDVSQLHPFQNHDAKSPPNVSELASFLFEGDYLEMDDLVGPEFNLSNTQKPSGSGNLQLEEINGLNELDQFHDAVMFLDDFGPLEYGPSPNLYKNENSSNVTNPMDGQFQSNPAITGQIGNQMLPDSAMNGLTLSEMQRTSGVLCDSSNFVGEANENEVGEHNSASRVSSALWAFVESIPTTPASAAEVNQSFDFDRIPSFSRRRLNMNSTTVSSINSSSLMTRRSGRSKKGRFFLFSIVGALFAILWVFMGAVRMWQRCISL; encoded by the exons ATGAAGCTCTTGCGGCTGACCTCTGCCGACGACGACAACCCCTGGCCACCGGGCTTCCGCTTCCACCCAACTGATGATGAGCTCATACTTTACTATTTGAAGAGGAAGATCTGTGGCCGAAAAATCAAGCTCGACGTCGTCGCTGATATCGACGTCTACAAATGGGACCCTGAGGAATTGCCTG GGCTTTCTAAGCTAAAAACTGGTGATAGACAATGGTTCTTTTTCTGTCCAAGAGATAGGAAGTACCCAAATGGGGCAAAATCAAATAGGGCAACCAGTCAAGGGTATTGGAAAGTGACAGGTAAGGATCGTACTGTGAAGTGTAATTCTCGCAATGTAGGAGTCAAGAAGACATTAGTTTTCTATAGAGGTCGTGCCCCAAAGGGGGAGCGCACCGACTGGGTGATGCATGAATACACTATGAATGAGGAGGAGCTCACCAGATGTACAAATGTGCAG AGCTATTATGCTGTTTATAAGGTCTTTAAAAAAAGTGGACCTGGTCCAAAAAATGGTGAGCAGTACGGTGCACCATTTAAAGAAGAAGACTGGGTTGACGAGGAATTCCGTGATTTTAATTTCTCTGATGATCAAGAGATACCTGCTGAGAAACCTAAGATGGATGCCACTGATATTGAGGGAGAGACTTGCCAAGCTACACATTTTTCATTAGACGATTTTGATAGGTGGATGAAACAAATTTCTGATGAGGACCTATTTCAGTCTCTAGAAGCTGATCCTTGTGCCAACTCCTTACCCCTG GGAGGTGGTCAAAAAGATTATGCGAGTACCATTGATCTACATTCACAAGAGTATATCCTTCCTAGATCAGTTGAAGTGCCTAATTCCAAGCAGCAGCCGAGTATTTCCCCTGAAAGTAACTCCAACTCAGATGTCTCTCAACTGCATCCATTCCAGAATCATGATGCCAAATCTCCACCCAACGTTTCTGAACTAGCTAGTTTTCTATTTGAGGGAGATTATCTGGAAATGGATGATCTTGTTGGTCCTGAGTTCAATCTATCAAATACTCAAAAACCATCGGGGTCTGGGAACTTGCAGTTGGAAGAGATAAATGGTCTCAACGAGCTCGATCAATTCCATGATGCAGTGATGTTCCTTGATGATTTTGGTCCTCTCGAGTATGGACCTTCTCCAAATTTATACAAGAATGAAAATTCAAGTAATGTGACAAACCCCATGGATGGTCAGTTTCAATCCAATCCCGCAATCACCGGCCAGATCGGCAATCAAATGCTGCCTGATTCAGCCATGAATGGCTTGACTTTATCAGAAATGCAACGAACTTCAG GTGTGTTATGTgattcttcaaattttgttgGCGAAGCAAATGAAAATGAAGTAGGGGAGCACAACTCTGCTAGTCGAGTCTCTTCTGCTCTCTGGGCCTTTGTTGAATCTATACCTACTACCCCTGCATCCGCTGCAGAGGTTAACCAGTCATTTGATTTTGATCGAATACCGAGCTTCAGTAGGAGGAGATTAAATATGAACAGCACGACAGTTTCTAGTATCAATTCCTCATCTCTCATGACTAGGAGAAGTGGCAGGAGCAAAAAGGGTAGGTTCTTTCTCTTCTCTATTGTAGGAGCATTATTTGCCATCTTATGGGTATTTATGGGAGCTGTTAGAATGTGGCAAAGATGCATATCCTTATGA